GGCCAACCCCACAGACTACGATTCTCGCGAATCTCTTGTCTGGAGCGCCACCCTCGCCCTAAACGGACTGCTCTCCGCTGGTGTCGTCCCAGACTGGACAAGCCACATGATCGGTCACGAACTCACAGCTCTTCACCACATTGCCCACGCCCGCTCTCTCGCGGTTCTGCTCCCTGCTGTCATGCGTCAGCGCAAAGACCAAAAACGCGAAAAGCTTCTCCAGTATGGAGAACGGGTCTGGAAAATCTGTACAGGAACCGAAGACGAGCGCATCGAACTCGCCATCCAAAAAACCGAAGAATTCTTCCACGAAGTTGGCTTCACAACACGCCTTTCAGATTATGGCGTCAGCAAAAGCGACATCCCTGCAGTTCTGGAGAATCTCGAAAAGCACAACATGACAGCCCTGTCAGAGCGTGGAGACATCAGCCTTGATGTTTCCCGCGCCATTCTCGAAGACAGCCTGTAATCCACACACCGAGGGGAGAGGCTCATGCCCTCCCCTTTTTCCTCCCGTAAGGCAGCATTTTTCCACAGCGTTTCACACTGGATATGCACATGGCAAAAATCGCCTTTCCTCACACCCCGCCCTCATAAAAGCACGTCCCCCTCCACAAAACACCACACTGAGCAGCCTCTGTTTTGTGAGCATTCGCTCACTTTGTTGCACTGTAAAACAGTGTCTTCTTCAACTATTTTTACCTCAGGCACGTCAAAATTCCTTCCATCACAACTCCCTTTCTTTGCGGAAAAGCCCTTTCTGTGACTTTTTTTATTTTATTGTCACATTTTCTGCATTTTCACGTTTTTTCCCTATAATAAAAGGCCTTTTCGCCGATATGAATGTTGTAAACACTTCGGTGTTCAAGTATCTTGTCTTTTCCAGATATTGACCTGTTATACTTAAGGATTCATTTTGAACGGAGGGAATTGTGGGGATCTTTCGCAATTTGAAAACAATGTACAAGATCATGTTGCCTACCGCCGCACTCATAGTCATCGCATTCATTGGGATCGGCTATACAACTATGCACAAAAGTTCTCGTGCAATTCGCGGCGTTGCAGAGCGTGAGATGTCAGCGCTCGTCGACAAATATGCGAGCAAAATTCAAGCTCACATAGAACTCGGGCTGAACCAGTCGGCAGCATTGGCTTCTGCGTTTGCAGGTATGCGTGCGCAAGGAAAAACAATGGACAGAGACCTTGCAATGACCCTTGTACGCACTGTTATTGAAAGCAATAAAAACTATCAGGGTGGTAGCACATGCTGGGAACCTAACACGTTTGATGGACGTGATAGTGAATTCGTCAATGCGCCGTATCATGATGAAACAGGACGTTTTGTTCCATATATTTATCCTGTAGGGAACACAACACGAGTTATAGCTCTTCCTGAATACGACGTACCCGGTGCAGGAGATTATTATCTTGTTCCCAGGGATACACGTCGACAACACGTTACACCGCCCTACCACTACAAGGTTGATGGACAGCAGTACCTTCTTGCAACGACAGCAACTCCAATCCTTGTCAACGGAAAAGCCCTTGGCGCGGTCACCCTTGACCTGAACATCCAGAAACTCAACGACCTTATCAAAAGCATTAAGCCCTACGGCACAGGCTATGCTTTCCTGATGACGAATAAGGGCGTCATCGTAGCACACCCAGACGAAAGTCTAATTTGCAAAAATCTTTTCCAGGTCAGAAGCTCTGACCATTATGAGACACTGCGGCAGGCAATGGCTAACACCCAGCCTCTCTCAGAAATCCACACTTCTCCATTCACTGGAGAAAAAACTCTTGTCCGCTATATTCCCATTAGTCTTGGGCAATCCGGCGAGCACTGGTATATCGGAATCAACGCTCCGCTGGACAAAATTCTTGCGGATGCCACCGAGTTAACAAACTTCATCATGCTCGCAGGCGGCCTGACTATTCTTGCCGTTCTGATTGTTATCTTCTTCATCGCCCGAAGCATTTCCAAACCAATGGGTGTCATGGCCGATGCGGCAAAAGAAGTCGCAGACGGAAACTATGATGTCCATGTTGACGACTCAAAGTTTGGTGGTGAAATTCGCGACCTGAATAACGCCTTCCAGCTCATGGTTGCAGGTCTTGTGGATAACATCTCCAAAGCAAAAGAAATGACAAAGCAGGCTGAGGAGCAGACAGACAAGGCACAGATTGCGCTCAAGGACGCAGAAGAAGCCAAAAAGCTGGCAGAAAATGCCAAACGTGAAGGCATGTTGCAGGCGGCAGAGGACCTGACAGGCATTGTCACTCAGATTTCAAGTGCAACAGAAGAGCTTGAAGCACAGATTCATGAGTCCAACAAGGGTTCCGAGGTTCAAAAGGACCGCACAGCAGAAGCTGCAACAGCTGTTGAACAAATGAATGCCAGTGTCTTGGAAATCGCCCGAAGCGCAAGCCACGCCGCAAACTCCGCAGAGCAGGCCAAGTCGCAGGCCAAAGATGGCGGAAGCATCGTGCGAAATGTCGTTTCCAACATTTCAGAAATTCACGCGATGGCAGGCAAAATGGAAACAGGCCTCAACGAACTTGGTACTCAGGCTCAGGACATTGGTCAGGTCATGAATGTCATTACCGACATTGCAGACCAGACCAACCTTCTTGCACTCAACGCTGCAATTGAAGCTGCCCGCGCTGGTGAAGCGGGACGCGGATTTGCTGTTGTTGCAGATGAAGTCCGAAAGCTTGCCGAAAAAACAATGACGGCAACCAAGGAAGTCGCCCAGTCTGTCAGCGCAATTCAGAACGGCGCTCAGAAAAATATCGACAACATGGGTCAGACGGCAAACGAAGTTTCCAAGAGTACAGGACTTGCAAAAGAAGCGGGTGAGGCTCTTGAAAAAATCGTAACCATTGTGGATTCCACAGCAGATCAGGTTATGGCTATTGCCACGGCCTCGGAAGAGCAGTCCGCCGCAAGCGAACAAATCAACAAGAGCACAGAGGAAGTCAACCTTATTGCAGGTGACAATGCACAGGCAATGGAAGAATCTTCCCGCGCAGTGACAGAGCTTGCAAACCTGACCGAGCAGCTCACGTCTATTATTCAGCAACTTCGTAACGCATAGCGTTTCACTACAAACACAAAGGCCCCAGCATTTGCCGGGGCCTTTTTTTGTTATCTTTCAATTAGCACTCATTCTTTTTTATCCACTGAGGGAGAGCTGTGTATGCCGCCTCTGCAACCATCTTATGCGTTGCAGTCATGGGGTGCCATCTATCCCACCACATGTACCCATCAGGATCGGGATAGCTGTATGTTCCACTCCACTGTCTGTCCATGACCCGGAAAGCCTGAGTTGCAATCATCTCATCAAACACACGCTGAGCATCAAAAAGATACAGAGTCAGTTTTTCAAATGCGGTTGCATCCTGCGCCAGGGCACGAATCTTTGTATTGACGGCGTACGTCAGTTCACGAACGGATTCTGCAATATTCGCATAATCTGTTCTGTATGCCGGGGCGTGCGTAATGTCTGGGACTGTAGCGAGCATCACATAACGGGCACCCTTCTCTTCCAGTTCCTGCAAGGCATTCAAAATATTTTCCACCACAGACTCAGGAGAGACATCACCATAGCACACATCATTGATACCAATCAGCACAGTATGGAGTGTCGACTCAATCTCGGACTCTGGTGCATAGTTCTCGACCTGCCATTTCAACCCAGACCAGTCCTTTGAACCAGAAACATTTCCCAATCCGCTCTGCGCACCACACCAGGCCCGGTCTTCCAAGGGGAGTTCGAGCTTTTTTGCCAGATACTCGACCCAGACCAGACCATTACTTAAACGATTATATCCACAACCAAAGCTCAGGCCGTTATCTGAAAAGCTGTCGCCAAAGGCCACAAGTCGCTTCACCATTCTTCACTCCATTAAACAAGGTCATAAAATAATCACGATTATTTGCGTGTCTTACGCCGTGCGGCTCAAGGGTGCAAGTCCAGCCTTGGCACAGCATAAAAAAAGCCCCGAAGCACTTCGGCTTTCGGGGACTCATTTCATGCAAAAATTTTTCTTAATCCTGAGGCTCATGCAACAGCTCTCGAAGAGCATCAAGCCCCACGCCAGTTTCGCAGCTCACAAAATATATGTCTTTTACCCCAGCGTTCCGAAGAAAACGCTCCGCAAGTTTGCGGTTCGCCCCTTCTCTTTCAATGCGGGTCACAATCCCGATAACCTTTCGGTTAAACATTGGGACAAACATTGGCGGAAACTGGCTGGTTTTTCTGGTGGCATCCTGCACAAGGGCAAGGATGGTGCAATCTGCAGCCGAAGTAATGAGTGCCGGGTAAAATCTTGGATTTTCCAAAAACTCACCGGGGGTATTGATAAACTGACCACAAAACTCAACAGCCATAGCCCGGCGTGAACGAAAATCCAGACCAGAGAGAGTACGAATCAAATCGCTTTTTCCGACTCCAGTCTCACCTGCCAGCAGCATCTTTTCCATGAATCAACCCTGCTTATGAACGGGTCATGTCCACGCAGGCATAGTGCAGCTGCTCATCACAGTATTCGAGCACAGCCCGCAAAGAGGACTCAACACTCGAAACATCACCAGTCAAAAGGAGTGATCCTCCGAAGCGGTCAAGAAAACCAATCTCAACATTCGCAGCCTTGGTCGCTACGTCCGCCGCGATGATGACACCTTCGCTTGGAGTAATGGTCAAAATTCCAATGGCGTCATTCCCCTCTTCCATACCCAGCTTCAAAAAGATGCTTGGGTGTGGGCTGGCCACAACATGGGCAAGAGTCACCTGCTTGCCGGGAACGTATTCCTGAATGACACGCTGCGTTGGCTCATTCATCATCTTTGACATCTCGACCTCCAAAAATACTCAGCCCGTTCCGGCCGAGAGCCAACCGGAACGGGAGCATTCACTAGCGAGCAGAAGGGCTCTAAACGATCTGCTCAATAAGTCCCTTGCTCGGGGACGGGATCACAACATGACTCAGAACAGGTCCACCGTCACCAACGCCAGCAACGCCAGCGTCGACGGATGCCTGAACAGAACTCACATCACCAGTCATGAGAACGAAGGCCTTGCCACCAAGACCGGCAGCCATACGGATCTCGAGAAGGTCAACCAGACCAGCCTTTGCAGCGGCATCAGCAGCCAGAATGCAGGAGGCAGTCGTACAGGTTTCGATAACGCCAAGAGAATCAACAGGCGTCACGATGGAGGTTCCGCTCAGAGCAGGAATGACCTGATAATGAACGCTGGGAATGGTGAACCAGTCAACGACCATGTCGCCGCCAATGGCTCGACCAACTTCAACAGAACTGGTTACGGCAGAAGTGTCACCGGTAACAATCGCAATATAGCGGCCGGGACAGGTGGGACGGGCCATAACAAGCTGAACTTCTGCAGCCTTGATCATTTCGTCGGCGGCATGGATGCCAACCGCAATGCTGTTCAGTTCAATGCAGCCAATTGTGCTCAATCTCATTTCTTCCCCCTATCGATCAGCTCTGATGGTCACTTTGCCGTCAGAGATAGATTCAACTACGCCATCAATGCTGGCGTGAACTCGTGCACCCATTGCACCTTCAGGAATTTCACCCAACAGGTCGCCAACCTTTACCCGGTCGCCAACAGCAACCACACACTGGGCCGGAGCGCCAATGTGCTGTCCGAGGAGCAGAGTAACGGAAGACGGAGTAAAGCTTTCACCAGTCTTGGGATGATCCATGTACTGGGTCAGACCAAGGCGCTGAATAAGGCGCGAGGTCGGAACAAAACGGCTTTCTCTAAACGGGCTGCTGACCAGTTCCTCTTTGGAGGACTCCCAGCGGACCTTGCCCTGCATCAAGACACGCTTGATCTGGGCGTTGACTTCACGAGGGGAAATCATCATGGGGCATGCGAACTTTTCGCACACGCCACACTCGGAGCACAAAAGTGCTTCTTTTGCGACCTCAGAATCAAGTTCATGAGACGCGAAAACCCGCATCAGCTTATGCGGATGCAGGGAGTGACCCAGAAGGTTTCTGGGACACAGATCCGTACACCGGGTACACTGGCAACAAATAGAATTTGTTATCTTCCGGATGCGCTCGGGATCTTTAATTTTGCCAGCAACAACGTTGTGCTCTGGCGGCAGAACAATCAGGCCACTGGTCGTCTTGGTAACTGGCTCCTCAATGGATGCCTTTACCCGGCCCATCATAGGACCACCGTCGACCACTTTATAATCCTGAATTGTCGGCCCGCCTGCATAGGCGAGCATGTCAGAAATAGCGGTGCCAACTGGAACTTTGACCACCATCGGGGTTTTCACCTCGCCAGTGACCGTCACGTACCGGTGCGTGACCGGCGTTCCATCCATGGCATGAGCGACGTTTAAAAGGGTTTCAACATTACTGACCACAGCTCCCACCTGGAGAGGAATGCCTCGTTCTGGGACCGTCTTGCCAAGCACTTCGTGAACGAGCACATGCTCGTCACCAGCCGGATAAAAATCCTTGAGTTCAAAGACTTCAATCTGACCACCGGGTACTTTGGCCACGGCGTCTTTTACCACTGCCATTGCGTGTTCGTGCTTGCCTTTCAGGCAAATGATGCCGCGTTTGGCACCAACACAGTCCATCATGGTCTGTAATCCACGAATCACCGTCTGGCATTCAGATTCCAAGAGATACGGATCGCTCATCAGAAGCGGCTCGCAGGAAGCACCGTTTACCAAAACGGTATCAACACTGGCGTCAGCCTTGACGTGGGTCGGAAGTCCGGCACCACCGGCTCCTACCACACCAGCTTCTTTAATCCGTGTCACAATCTGCTCTTTCATTGCACCCCCCTGCCGACAGTATAATCGGCCAGTATGCTACTCAGGTCCACATTGCGCACGTGCCCTCCGAAGCCGCAGTAGCTATGGCTCCAAAGGGCACGAATGGGAGCAGCCTAACTACCAGGCATGCTCCAAAAGCGTCTTGACGTCGCCAAGGAAAGGACGTCTGGGGTTACCAGCCGTACAAATGTCATCCAGGACATTCTTGGCGATTGTGTCCATGCTGTCCCGGTACACCTTTTCGGCGATCTGAAGACCGCTGATACGGTTCGGGATTCCCATGGACTCGTTGAGATCTTTGACTGCCTTAATCAGGCTAGCCACGCCCTCTTCCACCGTGGAAGCAGGCAAAGAAAGAAGCTCAGCGATTTCGCGGTACTTGACGCCTGCGTCAAACGCGTTGAAGCGGATGGCGTGAGGCAGAATCACTGCGTTGGCAAGGCCGTGAGGAATATGGAACAATCCGCCAAGGCTATGAGCAACGCCGTGGGTGATTCCAAGTCCGCTGTTATTGAATGCCATGCCTGCCATGCAGGAACCGAGCAGCATGTGCTCGCGTGCTTCCATATCGTCGCCACACACATAAGCGCGGAACAGATACTTAAACACGTAGCGCATGGCGTACTTGGCATAAATGCTGGTGAAAGCATTGGCATCCAAAGAAACGTATGCCTCAATAGCGTGAGTCAGAACGTCCATACCCGTTGCAGCGGTCATTTTGGCCGGAAGTGTACGGGTAAAGCGGGCGTCCAGGATTGCCATGTCAGGAATGAGTTCCTCGTCATTAAGAGGAATCTTCACGTTGTTCACTTTGTCAGTGATAACGGAGATGGCAGTCACTTCGGAACCGGTGCCACTTGTGGTGGGAATAGCCACCAGCATGGGCTTGGCCTTTTCCGGGCTCACCTTATGGGCAAAAAATGCGATTGCTTTTGCTGCGTCAATAGAAGAACCACCGCCGAATGCAATAAGCAAATCAGCGTTGTCCTTCATGAACAGCGACACGCCTCTGGTTACTGTCTCCAAAGACGGATCTGGCTCAACCCCATCAAAAACACGATGGCCAATGCCAGCGCGATCCAGATGGCTCTTAATACGATCGGCGAACCCGTTTTTGACCATAAAGGGATCGGTCACGATGAAGGCCTGCTTTGCAGCTACCTGCTCGAGGGTCTCCAGGGCATCTTCGCCGTAGCATATTTTGGTTTTTCCGTAGAATTGTGTCACCCTCGGATCCTCCACTCTGCTGAAACAAGAAGTTAATACGTCAGACGTCAGGGAAACATCAGGAAGAGATAATGCGCAGTAATTCTTCCTGAAAAGATCCCCGGCGACTCGGCTCTTTGTGATGAAAGGGCACCACGCCTTGCCGAAAAGGCTTTGAGCAAAAACTGGCAGTTTTCCCTCCTCTGGAAAAACTGCCAGCCTTGCTAAAAATCTGCTCCCTAAGTGCTGCATCCGGAAAATTGAGGGAACCGGAACAGCGTTTTTTTACGGAAAAGGCCGAAAGGGAGCATCCGGCCTAGTCCGAAAGCGGCATTATTTACCTGCGCGCTGGGGAAGGATGGTCTCCACTTCGCTGTGGGGACGGGGGATAACGTGGATGCTGATGAGTTCACCAACACGGTCAGCAGCAGCTGCACCAGCGTCAGTAGCAGCCTTGACTGCACCCACATCACCACGAACCAGAACGGTCACCAGACCGCCACCGACCTGCTCGCGGCCGATGAGTTCAACGTTAGCAGCCTTCACCATTGCGTCAGCAGCTTCAACAGCGCCAACGAGACCTTTCGTCTCGATCATACCCAGAGCATTCATCATACTCGTCTCCTTTTAACCGGTTACTTAGAGATTCACTTTAACGGTCATGACCACTTTTGTACTCAATGTGTACAAGGTGTTCAGATCGTTAATGCCATACTTTTCTTTGAGGACTGAAGCCACTGCAAGGATCAGACGTTCGTCTTCTTCGCTTGCGTCGCTTGCCTCGCCTCCGTCCTGCACGGGAGCATTAGCTGCATGAGCAGCTGCATGTGCCGGCTGGCCGCATGCAACACCTTCAGGCTTCGGGCCATAAACAACGGTAATGCCCCGCTTGCTGAGAGCATCTTTTGCTCCGGCGGTCAGGATGATAGAGCCATCAGCGTAGAGGGTGTTTGTGTCCTGGCAGATGTACTGGTCAAGATTTTCTACCCCTACAAGTTTCTTTTTCATCACTTACCTCACACCGCTTGTTAGGGCCCGAACAACCGAGATGTCGGGCCGGGGGATAACCACCGCGTCCAAAAGGTTCTTGCCAAGCGCAGTTTTTGCGGACTCAGCGGCCTCTCGAACAGCAGCAACATCCCCACCGATCACGAAATACGATTTTCCATTAATACCCTGTCCTGTCACCAGCCGAAGCAGTTCAATACTGGCCTGCTTCACGGCACAGTCAGCGGCATTGACTCCAGAAGAAACTGAGCGGCACTCAATAACTCCCAAAGCATCACCGAGTCTGGCTCTTTGGCTCTTCTTGAGCACAGCCGTCACCTGAGGTGAAATATTGGAGATAACAAAGCTGTCCTTGAGCGGACGTCCTGACTCGCGAGCTGCTGTAACCGAGGCCTCCACAGCCTCTCGGTCACCACTCACGTAGATCAGGTAGCGGCCGGAACAAATTGTTCCTGCCCGTACAAGCTCAACGTCGGCAACTTTGACCATCATATCTGCCAGCTCGGCACCAGCAGCTATGCCTCTACTCTCCACAACACCAAGGGTATCCACGTCTTACTCCTTAAGACGCCGTCAGCTCGTCGATAATACCGACGATGGCAGCATCAACAGGACTCTGTTCGTTGCGCAGGGCCTGTCTGGCAGAGCTTCCGGTTGTCACCAGAACCTGCTCGCCAATGCCAGCACCTACACAATCCACTGCGATAAAGCTTTCATGAGCGGCCTTATCTGCAAGGTCCACACGCTGAACAACCATCAACTTCAACCCGTTGAGGGTGTCTTCCTTGCGCGTGGCCCAAACGTTGCCGATAACCTTGGCGATAATCATATGCACACCTACAGCTGTTTCAGGATGTTCACACTCAGATTCTTTGCAGCTTCTGCTGCAAGAGGTGTAATGAGAGCATCAGTGGGTACGGCCAACGTGGATGCTCCAGAGTCTGCAGCCTGTTCCACGATTTTTTCAGTCACCAGAGACTCGCGGACACGCGTGGTGTCTGGACGCTTGAAGCTGAATTCTTTCAGCCCAAAGCCTGCGAGTGTTTTCTCATAGGACTCATACATGCTCAGGAGCGGTCCCGGAGCGGTTTCGCCATACTTGCGGTACTCAAATTCGAGCACCTCAACCTCTTTCCCCAGAAGGAGAACACGCAGCACTTCAGCAAGAGTCTTGGTAGAAGCGCTTCCGCGAGCGAGGTCGGCCATACCGCCAGGGCACAGGGAAGGAAGAATATACCGACAGGGAGTCCGATCTCCCATGTCCTCACCGAGGAAGTACAAATCAGCAGCTTCTTCAAGGCAGGATTCCACCTTGCTCACCAGGGACAGCTCGCGATTGGCGAGGACCATGACACATGGCTTCTGTACCTGCTGTTGCTGAAGCTGCTTCATCACCTCTTCGGCAATGGAGCGAATAAGTGCATCCACGTCCATGAATTCTCTCCTACGCGCTGCAGTTAAGGGCAATGCCAAGAGGCGTAACGAGGAAAGGATTTGCGGGCTTGTAGACAGGCACGCCAATCTCTTTTTCCATTACTTTCTCAATATCCTTGAGGCAGCAGGTACCACCGACGAGATAGACGGCGGAAACGTCACGGCCTTCAATGTGATCTTTGACAATCGTGCCCATCTTCTGAACAACCGGGCGGACAACAGGCAGAATTTCCTTCTGACGGTCCTTGGCTTTTTTGAGGTCTTCGGCCTCTTCAAAGCTCACCCGATAATTGCCAGAAATAACCAGAGTCAGATGCGTGCCACCAGTTGCTTCGTCAGCCACATACGTGACCTTTCCATCTTCGAGAACAGAAAGACCCGTAGTGCCACCGCCGATGTCGACGATGACACCATTCTGAAGCCCCAGAACAGCATTTGCGGCAGTCGGTTCATCCAGAATATTGGTGACTTCCAATTCTGCGGCTTCAACCACATACCGATGGGTCTTACAGTCGTTCTCAGAGGTTCCGGGAGGAACCGCAATGGCAGCATGAGTCAGAGGACGTCCGAGACGCTCCTCCAACTCCTGAACCAGTTTGCGAACAATTCTGGTGGCGCCAATGTAATCCACCACCAGACCGTCTTTAACCACCTGAGCAAACTCCATTGCGCAGGCCACGGGCTCTTTCTTCCCATTCAGCACCACGACTACAATGTAGGCGGTACCAAGGTCCACACCAACAAGAAGCTCTTCGTTTGGGTCCACCTCAACGGTGGTTTCCAAACACTGCTCCAAAGCGGTTATCTGCTGATCTATGGCAGTGAAATCCATATGCGGCACCCTACTTTCTCACAATTGTGCCAGTGACTTTCGGGCTCCAGCCACAGCTGTTGCCTTCGTCAGCATCAATGTGCATAGCCAGTTTGAAATTGTCGCCAACGCGAACCAGGACATCTTCGAGGATGACCGGACGGTCGCCATTAATTTTGACACACACAACGTCTTTGTCGTGCAGACCAAGGCGTGCAGCGTCTGCAGGACCCATGTGAATGTGACGGGAAGCCACAATCAGGCCCTCTTCGAGACCAATGATGCCATTCTGGGAAGCCAGGATGACACCAGCGGAACCCTTGAGGTCGCCGGACTGGCGCACGGGAGCGTCTTTGATGCCGAGAGAACGGGCATCAGTCTTGGACACCTCAACCTGGGAGGTGCTGCGAGAGGGGCCAAGAACAGCAACGTTGTTCATGACGCCCTTGGGACCGATGAGTCTGACACGCTCTTCTGCAAGGAACTGTCCGGGCTGGGAAAGTTCACGAACAGCGGTCAGGGGATGACCAAAAAGCTCAATGGCATCAGCTTCACTCAGGTGCACGTGACGTGCAGAAATTTCGACTGGAATAGGTCCAGTCTCCGTAGCGCAGGACGGGGATGCGGGAGCTGCGGTATCGCAGTGCATTTCTCCCATGACATTCTTAATAACCCCGTTCAGGATTTCTCTAATTGCGTTCTCGTTCATGCTCGCTCCGCTCACAGAGATGTACCGACATTTTGAGCATCATGCTGATGAACACGGTGCTGTCGTGTTAATTCGGGTCTCACGTTTGTTGCTTGCTTCACAGGTGCAAAACAGTGAGGCCCTGCTCTTTCTGCCAGAAACTCTGGCAGCTTTTTTTGAAAGGTGGTGGAGAAGGACATCTGCCCTCCTCCACCGTAACCGGGTAAAAAGCACTACATAACTGTAGTGTGCTCACCTGGTGCAGGAATATTATTCACCGGCCTTGGGAAGGATGGTCTCAACTTCGCCGTGAGGACGGGGGATAACGTGAACGGAAACGAGCTCGCCAACAGTCTGAGCTGCTGCTGCGCCTGCGTCGGTAGCTGCCTTGACAGCACCCACGTCGCCACGAACCATAACGGTCACGAGGCCGCCGCCAACTTTGGTCTTGCCGATCAGGGTGACGTTAGCAGCTTTGACCATTGCGTCAGCTGCTTCGACAGCGCCTACGAGTCCCTTGGTTTCGATCATTCCGAGTGCGTTAGAGCTCAACATGGTGTGT
The window above is part of the Desulfobaculum bizertense DSM 18034 genome. Proteins encoded here:
- a CDS encoding methyl-accepting chemotaxis protein, coding for MGIFRNLKTMYKIMLPTAALIVIAFIGIGYTTMHKSSRAIRGVAEREMSALVDKYASKIQAHIELGLNQSAALASAFAGMRAQGKTMDRDLAMTLVRTVIESNKNYQGGSTCWEPNTFDGRDSEFVNAPYHDETGRFVPYIYPVGNTTRVIALPEYDVPGAGDYYLVPRDTRRQHVTPPYHYKVDGQQYLLATTATPILVNGKALGAVTLDLNIQKLNDLIKSIKPYGTGYAFLMTNKGVIVAHPDESLICKNLFQVRSSDHYETLRQAMANTQPLSEIHTSPFTGEKTLVRYIPISLGQSGEHWYIGINAPLDKILADATELTNFIMLAGGLTILAVLIVIFFIARSISKPMGVMADAAKEVADGNYDVHVDDSKFGGEIRDLNNAFQLMVAGLVDNISKAKEMTKQAEEQTDKAQIALKDAEEAKKLAENAKREGMLQAAEDLTGIVTQISSATEELEAQIHESNKGSEVQKDRTAEAATAVEQMNASVLEIARSASHAANSAEQAKSQAKDGGSIVRNVVSNISEIHAMAGKMETGLNELGTQAQDIGQVMNVITDIADQTNLLALNAAIEAARAGEAGRGFAVVADEVRKLAEKTMTATKEVAQSVSAIQNGAQKNIDNMGQTANEVSKSTGLAKEAGEALEKIVTIVDSTADQVMAIATASEEQSAASEQINKSTEEVNLIAGDNAQAMEESSRAVTELANLTEQLTSIIQQLRNA
- a CDS encoding SGNH/GDSL hydrolase family protein gives rise to the protein MVKRLVAFGDSFSDNGLSFGCGYNRLSNGLVWVEYLAKKLELPLEDRAWCGAQSGLGNVSGSKDWSGLKWQVENYAPESEIESTLHTVLIGINDVCYGDVSPESVVENILNALQELEEKGARYVMLATVPDITHAPAYRTDYANIAESVRELTYAVNTKIRALAQDATAFEKLTLYLFDAQRVFDEMIATQAFRVMDRQWSGTYSYPDPDGYMWWDRWHPMTATHKMVAEAAYTALPQWIKKNEC
- a CDS encoding EutP/PduV family microcompartment system protein, with amino-acid sequence MEKMLLAGETGVGKSDLIRTLSGLDFRSRRAMAVEFCGQFINTPGEFLENPRFYPALITSAADCTILALVQDATRKTSQFPPMFVPMFNRKVIGIVTRIEREGANRKLAERFLRNAGVKDIYFVSCETGVGLDALRELLHEPQD
- a CDS encoding BMC domain-containing protein, which produces MSKMMNEPTQRVIQEYVPGKQVTLAHVVASPHPSIFLKLGMEEGNDAIGILTITPSEGVIIAADVATKAANVEIGFLDRFGGSLLLTGDVSSVESSLRAVLEYCDEQLHYACVDMTRS
- a CDS encoding BMC domain-containing protein, encoding MRLSTIGCIELNSIAVGIHAADEMIKAAEVQLVMARPTCPGRYIAIVTGDTSAVTSSVEVGRAIGGDMVVDWFTIPSVHYQVIPALSGTSIVTPVDSLGVIETCTTASCILAADAAAKAGLVDLLEIRMAAGLGGKAFVLMTGDVSSVQASVDAGVAGVGDGGPVLSHVVIPSPSKGLIEQIV
- a CDS encoding 4Fe-4S dicluster domain-containing protein; this translates as MKEQIVTRIKEAGVVGAGGAGLPTHVKADASVDTVLVNGASCEPLLMSDPYLLESECQTVIRGLQTMMDCVGAKRGIICLKGKHEHAMAVVKDAVAKVPGGQIEVFELKDFYPAGDEHVLVHEVLGKTVPERGIPLQVGAVVSNVETLLNVAHAMDGTPVTHRYVTVTGEVKTPMVVKVPVGTAISDMLAYAGGPTIQDYKVVDGGPMMGRVKASIEEPVTKTTSGLIVLPPEHNVVAGKIKDPERIRKITNSICCQCTRCTDLCPRNLLGHSLHPHKLMRVFASHELDSEVAKEALLCSECGVCEKFACPMMISPREVNAQIKRVLMQGKVRWESSKEELVSSPFRESRFVPTSRLIQRLGLTQYMDHPKTGESFTPSSVTLLLGQHIGAPAQCVVAVGDRVKVGDLLGEIPEGAMGARVHASIDGVVESISDGKVTIRADR
- a CDS encoding 1-propanol dehydrogenase PduQ encodes the protein MTQFYGKTKICYGEDALETLEQVAAKQAFIVTDPFMVKNGFADRIKSHLDRAGIGHRVFDGVEPDPSLETVTRGVSLFMKDNADLLIAFGGGSSIDAAKAIAFFAHKVSPEKAKPMLVAIPTTSGTGSEVTAISVITDKVNNVKIPLNDEELIPDMAILDARFTRTLPAKMTAATGMDVLTHAIEAYVSLDANAFTSIYAKYAMRYVFKYLFRAYVCGDDMEAREHMLLGSCMAGMAFNNSGLGITHGVAHSLGGLFHIPHGLANAVILPHAIRFNAFDAGVKYREIAELLSLPASTVEEGVASLIKAVKDLNESMGIPNRISGLQIAEKVYRDSMDTIAKNVLDDICTAGNPRRPFLGDVKTLLEHAW
- a CDS encoding BMC domain-containing protein, with protein sequence MMNALGMIETKGLVGAVEAADAMVKAANVELIGREQVGGGLVTVLVRGDVGAVKAATDAGAAAADRVGELISIHVIPRPHSEVETILPQRAGK
- a CDS encoding BMC domain-containing protein; amino-acid sequence: MDTLGVVESRGIAAGAELADMMVKVADVELVRAGTICSGRYLIYVSGDREAVEASVTAARESGRPLKDSFVISNISPQVTAVLKKSQRARLGDALGVIECRSVSSGVNAADCAVKQASIELLRLVTGQGINGKSYFVIGGDVAAVREAAESAKTALGKNLLDAVVIPRPDISVVRALTSGVR
- a CDS encoding EutN/CcmL family microcompartment protein, which gives rise to MIIAKVIGNVWATRKEDTLNGLKLMVVQRVDLADKAAHESFIAVDCVGAGIGEQVLVTTGSSARQALRNEQSPVDAAIVGIIDELTAS